A single window of Rana temporaria chromosome 1, aRanTem1.1, whole genome shotgun sequence DNA harbors:
- the PLPP2 gene encoding phospholipid phosphatase 2, whose product MLPGRRNVYVLLDVLCVCVASLPFIIMTLVNRPYKRGFYCDDESIRYPYREDTITHGLMAGVTISCTVIIITSGEMYMVFSKRLYSRSECNNYVAALYKVIGTFLFGASVSQSLTDLAKYMIGRPRPNFIAVCDPDWKMINCSAYVTELECRGSHANVTESRLSFYSGHSSFGMYCMLFLSLYIQARLCGKWARLLRPTVQFFLLSFALYVGYTRVSDYKHHWSDVLVGLLQGALVATLTVHYVSDFFKVRPPLQCTKDPLETKPSLQLCETDQNHFVYLGGS is encoded by the exons CATCCTTGCCATTCATTATTATGACACTGGTAAACAGGCCATACAAACGAGGTTTCTATTGCGATGATGAATCAATTAGATATCCATACCGAGAAGACACCATAACTCATGGTCTGATGGCTGGAGTCACCATTTCCTGCACAGTTATAATT ATCACTTCTGGGGAAATGTATATGGTATTTTCAAAGCGCCTGTACTCCCGCTCAGAGTGTAATAACTACGTGGCTGCCCTCTACAAGGTGATAGGAACATTTCTGTTTGGTGCCTCTGTCAGTCAGTCTCTCACAGATCTAGCCAAGTACATGATAGGCCGACCACGTCCCAACTTTATAGCTGTGTGTGACCCTGACTGGAAAATGATTAACTGCTCTGCATATGTGACAGAATTGGAATGTCGGGGCAGCCATGCCAATGTGACAGAGTCAAG gctgtcttTCTATTCTGGGCACTCTTCGTTTGGAATGTATTGCATGTTGTTTCTCTCG TTATATATCCAGGCCCGGTTGTGTGGAAAGTGGGCTCGCCTTCTGAGGCCCACCGTACAATTCTTCCTCTTGTCCTTTGCCTTGTATGTTGGATATACACGTGTATCTGATTATAAACACCACTGGAGTGATGTTCTGGTGGGACTTCTTCAAGGGGCACTTGTTGCCACGCTCACA GTGCATTATGTGTCTGATTTCTTCAAAGTTAGACCACCTCTTCAGTGTACCAAAGACCCTCTTGAGACTAAACCAAGTCTTCAATTGTGTGAAACGGACCAGAATCACTTTGTATACCTGGGAGGATCATGA